Genomic DNA from Deltaproteobacteria bacterium:
TGAGAATGAAAATTGTCTCGGAACTAATTCAAGCATGTGCATATATGAAGATCTGTCCGGTTTTATCCGCGGCAAAACCGCATTACATGAGATCGCGAAGCGATCTTATGACTTGACAGGTTGACGCTTCAGAAAGTATGTAATATGGACATGTTAAGATGTTCTCTTTGTGGTGATCAGCTATCTGACAAATCCAACTAGTGGCATGGCGCCCCGGGTATCCTTTGATGAAGCGGAAGACTATTTCTCAAGAAGAGCATAAGGAGCAGTGGCGGCTTATCTTTAAGCCCGACGGGGATATAGCTGACGTCATGGCCTTGCCCGCGGCCGTCTTACAAGGCAGGATCGCAGGGCTGCGCCAGTTTTCTTCGGACGTGGCTGCAGGCACTGTGATCCTTCAGGGGGTATCAAAAAACGGCATATTGGCAGGGGCGGATGTTGCCGTTGACCGCGAGGCAGCATCCGAACATGATGTGGATGTGGCCTGCCAGCCCAGAGGGGGTGGGGCGAGTGTGCGGCCGGCGGAAACAATCAGCCTTGAAGAGATGATGCTAGGTGAAAGCGATGAATTTGCCTCAGTCCCGACGGCGCCCGAAGACCTGGCCTGTATCCTTTACACTTCGGGTACCACGGGCAGAGCAAAAGGGGTAAAGCTGACGCTCGAGAATTTTGTGTGCCAGCAGCAAGCCACGGAACAAGCGCTGGACGTGACCCCAAAGGACAAGATTATGGCGGTTCTCCCTTTTTTTCATGTCTTCGGGCTTTCAAACGTCCTCCATTTGGGGTTGGTTCACGGGGCAAGCGTCGTGCTTGTCCCCCAGTACACTCCTGGCGGCCTGCTTAAGACAATCATGGAGAGCCACCCAACCCTGGTGATCGCCATTCCCACCATGTTTATTCACCTCTTAATGCTGCTGGAGAGAAAAAAGCTGCATCTGCCCGAGAGCATCCGGTTGTGCGTTTCAGGCGCTGCTCCATTACCTGGGGAGATGATTGAGGCCTTTGAGCTTTCTTCAGGGTCCCGGATCCTTGAAGGGTACGGCCTGACCGAAACTGTAGCGGCCTGCTGTCTCAACCCGCCGGATGGCGCTTCCAAGGCAGGTTCTATCGGTGTCCCCCTCGCCGGATTTGAAATGAGGATCCTCGATGATGATGGCAGCGAGCTTCCGTCAGGAGAGGTGGGAGAGATTGCTGTCCGGGGAAAAGGCGTCACCAAAGGATATTACAACCTTCCTCAAGAGACTGAGGAAGCCTTCAAGGACAAGTGGTTTCTCACCGGTGACATGGGATATCAGGACGAGGATGGCTACTTTTTTGTCACAGATCGCAAGAAAGAGATCATCATCAAGGGAGGGCTGAACATCTCGCCCAGAGAGGTAGAGAAAGTCCTCCAGGGGCATCCCGGGGTAAAGGAGGCTGCAGTTATCGGGAGAAAAAAGGGGGAACGGGAGGAGATTGTCGCATTTGTCACCACCAGGAAAGATGTTTCGGCAAAGGAACTTATCAAACACTGTAAGCGGTCCTTGTCAGATTTCAAGGTGCCGGACAAGATCTCTTTTATGGAGACCCTTCCCATGAGTGTGACGGGAAAAGTCTTGAAAAAGGAACTCCCAGACAATTACAAGGATGAACGCAGAATCGAACGAAAAAAGACTGGGACTGGTTCAGTCGATTGAGAAATGGGCATCATCTTTTCCGCACTCAGTGGCCATTCACTTTGATGGGAAAGCTCTTACCTATAAAGAACTGAACCTCCGAGCCAATCGGGTGGCAAATGGGCTCCAAAGGCTGGGCGTGGGGAAAGGAGACAGGGTCGCCATAATGCTACCGAACATCCCGGAGTTTGTTTACGCCTTTGTCGGCGCTCTGAAGCTCGGCGCCATCGCCGTGCCGTTTAACACCCTGTATAAGGCCGGAGAAATACAGCGTATTCTTAAAGACTCCGGCGCCAGTGTCCTAATTGCCTTAACCAACTTTGCGCCCATGATCAATGAGATCCGACCAGAGTTGCCAGCCCTGGAGCAGGTTATACTGACCGGAGAGCGCAACCTGGTATTTGCC
This window encodes:
- a CDS encoding AMP-binding protein, whose amino-acid sequence is MKRKTISQEEHKEQWRLIFKPDGDIADVMALPAAVLQGRIAGLRQFSSDVAAGTVILQGVSKNGILAGADVAVDREAASEHDVDVACQPRGGGASVRPAETISLEEMMLGESDEFASVPTAPEDLACILYTSGTTGRAKGVKLTLENFVCQQQATEQALDVTPKDKIMAVLPFFHVFGLSNVLHLGLVHGASVVLVPQYTPGGLLKTIMESHPTLVIAIPTMFIHLLMLLERKKLHLPESIRLCVSGAAPLPGEMIEAFELSSGSRILEGYGLTETVAACCLNPPDGASKAGSIGVPLAGFEMRILDDDGSELPSGEVGEIAVRGKGVTKGYYNLPQETEEAFKDKWFLTGDMGYQDEDGYFFVTDRKKEIIIKGGLNISPREVEKVLQGHPGVKEAAVIGRKKGEREEIVAFVTTRKDVSAKELIKHCKRSLSDFKVPDKISFMETLPMSVTGKVLKKELPDNYKDERRIERKKTGTGSVD